TCTGGGCCGCGGCTCCATGGCGGAACAAGGAATCATTTTGGAAACGTTCAAGACCAGCGGCACCAAGATCATGACGCCGATGAAAACGGTTGACCTGGACAATGACGCAGACGAGGACTACACCGAGTTTAAAACCTTCCTCTCCCGACAGGAGCTGAAGATGATCAAGCGCCGGCTGAAGGCCGGAACCCAGCGGACCATCAAAGACGGCGGGTATATTGCCAACGCTCCCTATGGGTATGAAAAGGCCTACATAAACAAAAAGCCCACCTTGAAGATTAACGACGCCGAAGCGAAGTTTGTGCGCCTGATGTTCCGGATGTACATTGAGGAAGGAGCTGGATGCCAGGTGATTGCCGAAACGCTCAATGCCATGGGCGCCCGCCCCCACCGGTCCGATCACTTCGGCCGCACCAGCGTAATGAAGATTCTCAGAAACAACGTGTATATTGGGAAGATTGTCTGGAACCAGAAAACCCACGTCCGCAAAGGTGCCAAAGGCAACGAGAAAAGCATTACCATTTACAATCCGAAAGAAAAATGGATCGTAACCGACGGAATTCATCCCCCGATCATCGACGAAAAAACCTTTGAGAAAGCGCAGGAAATCTTTGGAGGACGTTATCATCCCCCATCCTACACCGGGCGGGTAGAAAACCCGCTAGCCGGGCTGATCTACTGCAAAAACTGCGGCAGCCTGATGCAGCGGCAGATCATGAGCCGAAGCTCCCAGCCGTACCTGCTGTGTCAAAAAAAGGGCTGCATCGTATCGAGTCAGCTACCCATGGTGGAGCAAGCCGTACTCTGCGAGCTGGTATATCAGCTGCAAACACTGCGGGCAAAGCAGCAGCCGGAGCACCAGTCCGACAACCCCTACACCCAAACGCTGAACTCCATCGACGGCGAAATCAAGGCCACTGAGAAACAGCTGAACACGATCTGCGAGCTATTGGAGCGCGGCACCTACACGCCGGAAATGTTTCTGAACCGCAAAGCTGCCATTCAGGAGAAGCTCGGGCAGCTGAACAATTCGCGCAGGGAGTTTGCTAAAAAGTGTTCGCCGCGGCCACTCAACGCCATCGCGATGGAAAAACGAATCGAAGAGGCACTGAAGCTGTACCCCTCGTTGGATGCACAAAGCAAGAACCAACTCCTGAAATCCATCATAGAGCGGGGAACGTATTACAAAGAAAAAGGCTGGAAGCCAGCCCAGTTTCAGGTTGAGCTCTTTTTGAAACCTATTTATTTTTGAAGCCGCTTTTAATACTGCCTAAGCGGACAGTGGTCGTTGAAATGAAACCGGGGATTTTCAAAGCCCGTTTTCCTTTAACCTGTACCCTCCTGTGACAAAGACTGCTTAGAAGATTTGCGTGTATACTTTACGCCCGATAAGCAGCAGTTGATCAACGAAGCGGCAACTGTTAAGATCAGAAATGTCGAGGTTATCACAGTTTATCTGGATCTGGAGGCAGTCCCCTTCAATAAGGGCTTCTATTCCGTAGACATGACCTTCTTCTTTGATGTTGCACTGGATGTTTACTGCTCGCCTACCTCTGGTCCCGTTCAGGTAAACGGTATTGCTGTATTTAACAAAAAGGTGATTCTGTACGGCAGCGAAGGCAATGTTAAGATGTTCAGTTCGGACTGCGGACTGGATGATTTGGAAGTCAATTCCTGGGCGTGCCGCGCGCTGCCTAAGGCAACGGTACAGGTGGCAGATCCGGTTGGCCTGTCGTCCAGAGTGTGTGACTGCCCCGCAAATCCCTGTGAGATCTGCTGCCGCATTCCCGACTGCATCTGCAAAAGATTTGGCAGTGATTTCGTAATGGACCCCGTTCGCCGCACGGTATATGTCACCATCGGCATTTTCACCATCGTGCAAATCGTACGCAACGTACAAATGCTAATCCCTGCCTATGATTTCTGTATTCCGGAAAAAGAGTGCGAGGCTACTTCGGATGATCCGTGCGAGCTGTTCCGCCGGATCGAATTCCCCACAGATGAATTTTTCCCGCCCAAGGCCGGAGATTGTGGCTGTGAGGACAGAGGATGCCGCCAAAGGTAAGCGGCTAAAACAGTCCATGCACCGTCCAAAACGTCAAAAGCATTTTCTGAATTTCAGGGTGGATTCCTCTTACTGCGGGATCGCCCTGAAATTTTTCGTACACAAAGGGCTCTCCTCCGGCGAAACAGTCGGAAGAGAGCCCTTTGTGGCGGTATATTCCTTTTTTCGAACGAGATCAGGGCTCAATGATAGGGTCAGCTTTCTGTTTTGTATGCTTTGCTTTCCCCTGCAGCTCCGGAACAGGCGGAACATCATTCTTGGGCAGATGTGTTTTGTGGTTGCTCTCTGTTCCGTGCGGCTCTTTCGGGTCTGGCCTGCGCATTCCTGCTTTTGCCATAGGCTTGCTCCTTTCGTACTTTTTTTTAGCATTCCCGCACCGGCACGATACATTCTTCTGTTTTCATTCAAAAAAGATTGTCTCACCTGCCCTGGCATTTCAAAACTTTGATTTTCACCTGAAAAGGGCGGGATGCTTTCTGCATCCCGCCCTAAAACGACCCTGTACCGCAGCCTTAGTTGCGGTTTTTCACCAACTTGTTGAGTTCGTCCATAAAAGTATTGATGTCCTTAAACTGCCGGTACACTGACGCAAAACGAACATACGCCACCTCGTCTATATTCTTGAGCTTTTCCATCGCGTACGTTCCGATCAAACTGGAGGGAACCTCGCGATCCAAAGAATTCTGCAGCATCGTTTCGATCTCATCCACAACACGTTCGAGCGTATCGATGGAAACCGGTCGCTTTTCACATGCACGCAAAAGACCGTTCAGCAGTTTGTTGCGATCAAACGTCTGACGGGATTTGTCCTTCTTGATCACCACAATGGGCACCGTTTCGATCACCTCATACGTGGTAAAGCGTTTGGCGCATTTCAGGCATTCCCTGCGGCGCCGAATTCTCTCACCCTCGTCCGTTGGGCGGGAATCAATTACCTTGCTTTCCTCAAAACCGCAATACGGGCATTTCACAGATCATGACCCTCCTCTGTTCTTTTACAGCAACTTTTAAAAGTATAGCATTATCCCGCCGAAATTTGCAACATTTTCTAAGATTTATTTCACCAATTGTTCCACAAAATGCCTGCTGTCGCGCAGACGATCCAGATTCGGGAAGCTGGTGCGGTAAACCTCGATGATAAAATCGCCGTTGTAGCCGGATTTGTCCAGCAAATTCATCAGCCTTGCATAATCCATGCTTCCGTCACCTGGCAAAAGGCAATCGGATTTTCCGTTGTTATCGTTTAAATGAACATGCACCAGGCGGTCCCCCATGGCGCGGCACATTTCAAAGGGGTCCTTTCCCGCGCGCACCGCCTGCTTAATATCGAGTACAAAGCAGCATCCGTCTCCCAGATACTCCCGCATTCGGCGGATAAAGCCGGGGTCTTCGCTGCGGAAGCGGTTGACGTTCTCCTGCGCCACCTGAACCCCGCATCTGCGCCCTGCCTCATAGAGCAGCGCGTACCGCTCGAAGTATTCCTCCTCGCTCAGCGCGCTGTACAGGTAATCGCGCTGGCCGTGCAGCACCAGTATTTCGGCCCCAAGCCTGCCGGCGGCTTCAAAATAATTACGGTAAAAATCCAGAGAATCTGTAAAGCGGCTGTCGTAGTCCGAAAAGAACATCACGCTTTCAAAGCCAGATGTAAACGGATGGATCGATTTGACAGCCGATCCGGAAGAATCCAGGATTGATTTTAAATTGTTCAAATAGTCCGGCCTAAGCTCACCATACGTATTAAAAAAGATTTCAAACAACCGGAACCCCATATTGGTCAGCTTCGCCAGGGACTGGGCGGTTTCCTGCGGATACAGGCACGCCGTAGAAATACCGTATCGGATAAGCCGTCCCCTCCTTTGATACGATTATTATATCACCGGCGGCGCGAAAATGTCCACAAAATCCCCCGTTTTCTTTCGCCAAAGCCGATGTTGCGCGTTTTTCTTGATTTCATTGCAAAATTCCTCTATAATATTGAGAGAGAAACGGCGGCCGGATTGACGGCCCACGGGCGGTTGATTACCGCCTTTTCTATTTGTTCTGCCGTTTCAAAAAGGAGCTTGCATTAACATGGCTTTGCTGAGTACAAGCAATTTAAAAAAGGCATTCGGCGCGGAAGATTTATTCAGCGGCGTTTCCTTTGAAATACAGTCCGGCGACCGGATCGGCCTTGTTGGGGTCAACGGTTCCGGAAAAACCACCCTGTTTAAACTGCTGACAGGCGATCAGTCCGGCGACGGCGGTGAAATTCATCTGTCACGCGACGCTGTGATCGGCTATATGGAGCAGCACGTGTGCAGCAATCTGGAGCAAACCGCTTACGCCGAGGTACTGAGCGTATTTTCCCCTCTGCTCGAAATGGAGCATGAGTTGGAAGAAATCAATCTGGCCCTGCAAGGGAAGCCGCAGAATCAGACCCAGCTGATCGAACGCCAGATGCTGCTCAATGACCGCTTTCTGCGTGAAGGCGGCCTTACCTGCCGTTCACGGGCACGCTCTGCGCTGTTGGGGCTTGGCTTTGACGACGAACAAGCCGCCATGCCGGTGGGAGTACTCAGCGGCGGGCAAAAGGCGAAGCTGCAGCTGGCAAAGCTCCTGCTTTCCGGCGCAAATCTGCTTTTGCTGGATGAGCCGACCAACCATTTGGATATTGCGTCCGTAGAATGGCTGGAGGATTTTCTCAAAGGGTATTCCGGTTCATTCCTCGTCATTTCGCATGACCGTTATTTTCTGGACCGTGTGACAGGGCGCACCTTTGAGCTTTCGAACCACCGGCTTACCTGCTATAAAGGAAACTACACCACCTATCTGGCGCAAAAGCAGGAAAATGACCTGACAGCGCAGCGAAAGTATGAAAGCACCAAAAAAGAAATCTCCCGTTTGGAGGGAGTTGTTACGCAGCAGCGGCAATGGAACCGTGAGCGCAATATCCGCATGGCAGAGAGCAAAATGAAGGTGATCGAACGCCTGGAAAGCACACTCGTTAAGCCCGACGAGCTGGAGGAAAGCATTCGCTTTCGCTTCGAGCCCTCGCAGCGCGGCGGCAATGATGTTCTCTCCGCCGCCGGCCTTGGCCTGAGCTTTGACGGAGCCCCCTTGTTCCGCAATGTGGATCTGGAAATCCGCCGCGGCGAGCGCATCTTTCTAATTGGCCCGAACGGCTGCGGCAAGACCTCGCTGCTCAAAACGCTGCTGTCGCGCTACCTGCCGGACAGCGGCGAAATCCGCTTTGGTGCGGGAATCGACGTAGGCTACTACGACCAGATTCAAGAGGATCTGCATCCCGAAAAAACGGTGATGAATGAAATCTGGGACTCTTACCCCGCGATGACGCAGACGCAGGTTCGAAACGCGCTGGCGATCTTCCTGTTTCAGAATGACGATGTGTTTAAACCAGTCGCCGCGTTGAGCGGCGGAGAGCGCGCCCGTGTGCTTTTGCTGCGCCTGATGCTGTCGCGTGCGAATTTTCTGCTACTGGACGAACCGACAAACCACCTGGACATTGGCTCGTGCGAGGCGCTGGAAAACGCGCTGCAAAATTATGAGGGAACCCTGCTGATCGTGTCGCATGACCGCTACCTGATCAACAAGCTGGCTGACCGGATCTATTTTCTGGACAAAAACGGCACAACGGAGTACATCGGTAATTACGACGCGTATCTGGAACGCGTCAAGGAAGCCGTAAAGGACCCGGTGAAAGAGGATCAGCAGGAGTCGGAGCAGAAAAGCCTCTATAAGCAGCGCAAGGAACAGGAAGCGAGGCTGCGAAAAACCCGTGCCGCCATCGAACGCGCGGAGCAGGAGATGGAGCAGCTCGAGCAGGAAATGGAACGGGTGCAAACCCGCCTGCATTCACCGGAAATCGCCGCCGACTACGAAGCGGTAATGGAGCTGACTCAGGAGCTGACCCGGCTGAAGGAACAGTCTGATTCGGTGTTTTTGACCTGGAGCGAGCTTTCTGAAAAGCTGGAGGAATCCGGCGAAAGCGCATAAAAAAGCCCGGAGCAATCCGGGCTGTCAATTCACGGAAGATACCGGGAATTCTATTATGCGTTCTGCGGCTGAAATTCCACAAGCTCTTTTATAAAACGCTCTGCCTGCGGCCCTTCCAGCTCGACTGTGACCGGTTTGGACAGGTCTAGACTGAATACCCCCATAATGGATTTTGCGTCAATCGTATATTTGTCAGTCCTTAAATTAATCGGGAAATCATACCGATTCGCCAGAGTGACAAACTTTTTCACTGCTTCTATGCTGGACAACAGAATATCGGTCGTATACATGGTCGACATCTCCTATTCTTTGAATCAATCTGATCAAGCTCTGTACATTCTTTATCATAGCGTACAGTAGTCCGTTGGTCAATATCAAAAATCCAGTTATTTCCACTAATTTTTACTTTTTTATTGTTTTAAATTTTTTATTGAAAATTCTATTTCAAAAAACGGCAGATGAGCTTTTGCTTCTTTCCCCCTGCCGACGGCAAGAAAAAGCAGCAAACCGATGAAAACCGAAAGGATTATTCCATGAAAGTACATGTGATTACACTGGGCTGTAAGGTGAATCAGTATGAATCGCAGGCGATGCTTCAGCAGCTGCTGCACGCCGGATTTTCCCCCTCCATGGGGGAATCGGCGGACGTTGTGCTGATCAATTCCTGTACTGTGACAGCGACCAGCGACCATAAGGTGCGCCAGACGCTGCACCGTGCCCGCCGGAAAAACCCCGATGCGGTGATCGTACTGACCGGGTGTATGCCTCAGGCCTTCCCAGAAGAGGCCGAAGCCCTCACAGACGCAGACATCATTCTCGGCAACTCGAACCGCAGCGCCCTGCTGCCGGATATTCTGACATATCTGTCGACGCACCAAAGGATCATCGATATCGTTCCCCATGAGCGCAAGGATTCGTTTGAGCCAATGCAGATTGAGGATTTTCAGGAACGCACCCGCGCGTTTATTAAAATTCAGGACGGATGCAACCGGTTCTGTTCCTACTGCATCATTCCGTATGCCAGAGGGCGAGTTCGCTCAAAGCCACTGGAGGATCTGGAGCAGGAGCTAACACTTTTGGGTGAAAAGGGCTTTCGCGAGGTGGTTCTGACCGGAATCAACCTCTCTGCCTACGGGCAGGAGCTCGGCCTGCATCTGTGTGACGCGGTGGAAGCCGCGTGCCGCGTGCCGGGCATCCAGCGGGTACGCCTTGGCTCTTTGGAGCCGGAGCAGCTCAGTCTGCCAGTCATTCAGCGGCTGGCGGCTCAGAAAAAGCTGTGTCCGCAGTTTCATCTCTCCCTGCAAAGCGGCTGCGACGCGACTCTGCGGCGCATGAACCGCCATTATAACACCGAGGAATACCGCGAGATCGTTCAGAACCTGCGGCTTGCATTCCCGAACGCGGCCATCACAACCGACCTCATGGTCGGCTTTGCCGGTGAAACGGAGCAGGAATTCGCCGAATCCCTCGCATTTGCAGAAGAAATTGGCTTTGCCAAGGTGCATGTATTCGCTTATTCCCGCAGACCCGGCACCGTGGCCTATTCCGCGCCGAACCAGCTGACGAAGGAAACCAAGGAGTGCCGCAGCAAGGCAATGATCGGAACAACTCTGCACACAATGCTGAATTTCTTCCAGAAACAGGTTGGACAAACCGCCTGTGTACTGTTTGAACGCGAATGCGCTCCCGGCATTTACGAGGGCTACACCGAAAATTACACCCCCGTAACGGTGCCTTCCACCGAATCGCTGCACGGGCAGATTCTGCCGGTACACATCGTTTCCGCCGGCCCGAACGGCTGTGCCGGAGAGCTTCTTGCCCACTCATAATCATCGATCATTCAGTGGTTGAACTTGGCTTTCGGCATCTTCTGCGTCAGTTAAGCAGCTGAATCACGTTCTGCACCTCTTCGCGGCTCTGCTCTGCATTCAGCTGATCGTAGGCGTAAAACATAAAGCCGCTGCCGCCGATTTGCCGACCTAACTCCACCTGCTTTTGCAGAATATCACTGGATTTTTTCCAGGTGCCCTCATCCGCGTCGGAGCCGGCTTTGTATACCGCCAGGCCGTAATAGAGCTTCACCCCCTTGGCCGTGACCATCTGCCGCCACTGCTTGGCGCCATCGTCGAACGGAAGGATTGGATTTTCGAAGTTCACGTACAGCTGTGGGCATATGTAATCGACATACCCGGCTGTGGAGGCCCATGAAACCACATCCGCACCCATGCGAAGATCATTCTGAACATTCCCCTGCGGGGAAATGCCGAACAACACGTTCGGTTTGATGCTCTTAATCTCGCGGTACACCATCGACACCATCTTATTGACGTTGGCACGCCGCCACTCGAACAAATCCATGGCCGTGCCGTTCTTCTTGGCCTCGGCCAGATAAGCGCCGTAGGAACCGGTATCGAAAATGCTGCTTTCCGTGGGGTAAAAATAATCGTCGAACTGCACGCCGTCCACATCGTATTTCTTTACGATTTCGGCCACACCGTCGGTGATGAGCTTGAGCACCTCGGGGTACGCGGGATTATAATAGATGCCGTTATCGAGCGTCACCGTGCGCCCTGAAAGCTTCTGAATCTGCCATTTGTTATAAGGATTGCTCTGCGCGAGCACTGTGGGCGTATTGTTTGTCCGAATGCGCAGCGGGTTGACCCATGCGTGGATTTTCAGTCCTGCCTTGTGCGCAGCCTGCGCCATGTATTTGAGCGGATCGTACCCGGGGTTGACCCCCTGCACGCCCGTGAGGATATGCGACCATGGGAAATAGTCCGACTGATACAGCGCGTCGCCGAACGGACGCACATGAACAATCAAGGTATTCATCCCCTTGCTCTTGGCGTTTGCCACAATCGCGTCAAACTTTTTTTGAAAGGCTGCCTGGCTTTGATCGGTCTGGGTGTTCATCGCCAGGCTCATATAGGGAACCCACACGGCCCGCATTTCATCCTCCGGAACCGCGCCGGCCGGAGCGGCGCTGGAGCTGGGATCCGATTTCACCTCAGAAGGCACAGCGGACGATAACTCCGGGCTCGGCTGATTTTGCCCGGGAGGCCCGCCCTGCACTGCCATGCTCAGAAGAACCGAAGCAATCAGCAGAACCACCGCCGCTACGCTAGCCCCGTAGCCCTGCCAAAGATGCTCGCGTTTCATTTTCACAATCCTCCTTTTGAAAAGTCAATTCGTTTTAACAGTAACTGTATGTGAAAACGGCAATTTCCTTTCCGGCTTACGTGGAGAAAGAAATCAATCGGTTTGTTCAGGAACCTGACCATAACCTGTCCCTTTGCCGTTCCCTATATTTATAATGCGCTAACAGCCAAAAAAGACCTGTCCGCTTCCATTTGAGGAAAAAATCGGACAAGAAAGTGAGCCCGCATATGTTTCATCTGATTTTCTCGCATCCGGTCGGAATCGTCCTGTATTTGGGCGTCATCAATGTGATTGCCGCCGCGGTTACGGTGTACGACAAAAAACAGGCACGCACGCACGGGCGGCGCGTTCCCGAAAAGAACCTGTTCACCCTGGCGATTCTCGGCGGTTCTCCGGCCATGCTGGTCACGATGCACATCATCCACCACAAAACACAGCACAAACGCTTTATGCTGGGCCTGCCCCTGATCATTCTGCTCCAGCTGACGATTGCGTCGCTGGTGTACCAAGCCGCCCGTTAAGGGTGTTTCCCCGCCAGCCAAAACCAAGCGATGGGATGGAGAGAAGCCCGGCTGCAGCTCCTCCTCTTTGAAAGGCAGTTGTAATGATGGTACCATACTCCCCTGCCGCCGCTCAACGGTAATTTTTGGGGCAACAGTAGTTCACACAGACCATGCCGTGAAATTGAACGGCTATTAAGAAAGGGAACCAGGAATGCTCAACGAATTTTCAAGAACACAGCTTCTGTTAGGAGAGCAGGCCATGCAGCGCCTGCACCAGGCCAAGGTGGCCATTTTCGGAATCGGCGGAGTGGGCGGCTTTACCGCGGAAGCTCTGGCGCGCTCCGGAATTGGCAGCTTTGCGATATTTGACGACGACCGAATCTGTCTGACCAACATCAACCGCCAGATCATCGCGACCAGAAAGACAGTCGGTAAAAAAAAGGTTGAGGTGATG
Above is a window of Faecalispora anaeroviscerum DNA encoding:
- a CDS encoding glycoside hydrolase family 10 protein — its product is MKREHLWQGYGASVAAVVLLIASVLLSMAVQGGPPGQNQPSPELSSAVPSEVKSDPSSSAAPAGAVPEDEMRAVWVPYMSLAMNTQTDQSQAAFQKKFDAIVANAKSKGMNTLIVHVRPFGDALYQSDYFPWSHILTGVQGVNPGYDPLKYMAQAAHKAGLKIHAWVNPLRIRTNNTPTVLAQSNPYNKWQIQKLSGRTVTLDNGIYYNPAYPEVLKLITDGVAEIVKKYDVDGVQFDDYFYPTESSIFDTGSYGAYLAEAKKNGTAMDLFEWRRANVNKMVSMVYREIKSIKPNVLFGISPQGNVQNDLRMGADVVSWASTAGYVDYICPQLYVNFENPILPFDDGAKQWRQMVTAKGVKLYYGLAVYKAGSDADEGTWKKSSDILQKQVELGRQIGGSGFMFYAYDQLNAEQSREEVQNVIQLLN
- a CDS encoding recombinase family protein — its product is MSIAIYLRKSRADDANEPVEETLERHRKTLLEFAAKNALFIPEHNIYKEVVSGDALYARPEMLRMLKDVEAEKFDAVLCMDIDRLGRGSMAEQGIILETFKTSGTKIMTPMKTVDLDNDADEDYTEFKTFLSRQELKMIKRRLKAGTQRTIKDGGYIANAPYGYEKAYINKKPTLKINDAEAKFVRLMFRMYIEEGAGCQVIAETLNAMGARPHRSDHFGRTSVMKILRNNVYIGKIVWNQKTHVRKGAKGNEKSITIYNPKEKWIVTDGIHPPIIDEKTFEKAQEIFGGRYHPPSYTGRVENPLAGLIYCKNCGSLMQRQIMSRSSQPYLLCQKKGCIVSSQLPMVEQAVLCELVYQLQTLRAKQQPEHQSDNPYTQTLNSIDGEIKATEKQLNTICELLERGTYTPEMFLNRKAAIQEKLGQLNNSRREFAKKCSPRPLNAIAMEKRIEEALKLYPSLDAQSKNQLLKSIIERGTYYKEKGWKPAQFQVELFLKPIYF
- the nrdR gene encoding transcriptional regulator NrdR; the encoded protein is MKCPYCGFEESKVIDSRPTDEGERIRRRRECLKCAKRFTTYEVIETVPIVVIKKDKSRQTFDRNKLLNGLLRACEKRPVSIDTLERVVDEIETMLQNSLDREVPSSLIGTYAMEKLKNIDEVAYVRFASVYRQFKDINTFMDELNKLVKNRN
- a CDS encoding ABC transporter ATP-binding protein → MALLSTSNLKKAFGAEDLFSGVSFEIQSGDRIGLVGVNGSGKTTLFKLLTGDQSGDGGEIHLSRDAVIGYMEQHVCSNLEQTAYAEVLSVFSPLLEMEHELEEINLALQGKPQNQTQLIERQMLLNDRFLREGGLTCRSRARSALLGLGFDDEQAAMPVGVLSGGQKAKLQLAKLLLSGANLLLLDEPTNHLDIASVEWLEDFLKGYSGSFLVISHDRYFLDRVTGRTFELSNHRLTCYKGNYTTYLAQKQENDLTAQRKYESTKKEISRLEGVVTQQRQWNRERNIRMAESKMKVIERLESTLVKPDELEESIRFRFEPSQRGGNDVLSAAGLGLSFDGAPLFRNVDLEIRRGERIFLIGPNGCGKTSLLKTLLSRYLPDSGEIRFGAGIDVGYYDQIQEDLHPEKTVMNEIWDSYPAMTQTQVRNALAIFLFQNDDVFKPVAALSGGERARVLLLRLMLSRANFLLLDEPTNHLDIGSCEALENALQNYEGTLLIVSHDRYLINKLADRIYFLDKNGTTEYIGNYDAYLERVKEAVKDPVKEDQQESEQKSLYKQRKEQEARLRKTRAAIERAEQEMEQLEQEMERVQTRLHSPEIAADYEAVMELTQELTRLKEQSDSVFLTWSELSEKLEESGESA
- a CDS encoding sugar phosphate isomerase/epimerase family protein, translated to MRYGISTACLYPQETAQSLAKLTNMGFRLFEIFFNTYGELRPDYLNNLKSILDSSGSAVKSIHPFTSGFESVMFFSDYDSRFTDSLDFYRNYFEAAGRLGAEILVLHGQRDYLYSALSEEEYFERYALLYEAGRRCGVQVAQENVNRFRSEDPGFIRRMREYLGDGCCFVLDIKQAVRAGKDPFEMCRAMGDRLVHVHLNDNNGKSDCLLPGDGSMDYARLMNLLDKSGYNGDFIIEVYRTSFPNLDRLRDSRHFVEQLVK
- the mtaB gene encoding tRNA (N(6)-L-threonylcarbamoyladenosine(37)-C(2))-methylthiotransferase MtaB — protein: MKVHVITLGCKVNQYESQAMLQQLLHAGFSPSMGESADVVLINSCTVTATSDHKVRQTLHRARRKNPDAVIVLTGCMPQAFPEEAEALTDADIILGNSNRSALLPDILTYLSTHQRIIDIVPHERKDSFEPMQIEDFQERTRAFIKIQDGCNRFCSYCIIPYARGRVRSKPLEDLEQELTLLGEKGFREVVLTGINLSAYGQELGLHLCDAVEAACRVPGIQRVRLGSLEPEQLSLPVIQRLAAQKKLCPQFHLSLQSGCDATLRRMNRHYNTEEYREIVQNLRLAFPNAAITTDLMVGFAGETEQEFAESLAFAEEIGFAKVHVFAYSRRPGTVAYSAPNQLTKETKECRSKAMIGTTLHTMLNFFQKQVGQTACVLFERECAPGIYEGYTENYTPVTVPSTESLHGQILPVHIVSAGPNGCAGELLAHS
- a CDS encoding DUF1294 domain-containing protein, which encodes MFHLIFSHPVGIVLYLGVINVIAAAVTVYDKKQARTHGRRVPEKNLFTLAILGGSPAMLVTMHIIHHKTQHKRFMLGLPLIILLQLTIASLVYQAAR
- a CDS encoding HPr family phosphocarrier protein, producing the protein MYTTDILLSSIEAVKKFVTLANRYDFPINLRTDKYTIDAKSIMGVFSLDLSKPVTVELEGPQAERFIKELVEFQPQNA